The window TCCGCAAGCACAAGAGCGGCTTCCACATCCTCTACGCAAAAACAGCGGCGGCTTAAAACCGCCTATCGCGCGCCGCCGTTCTTCATTTTGCCATATAATGAAATCAGTTCGGTTATGGGAAAGATAAGCGTCAGAAGCCTTCTGCCCGAAAACGCCGTCAGCGCTCCGGCCGCAGCCGCAGCCGCGGCGCTCTCCAGCGGACGGCTCTTGATTATCTTTGCTGGACTCATCTCATCCATCGCCGCGGCAAAATTTTTCTTCGCCTCGGCGATATTTGCCGGTTTAACTCTCGTCATCATTTTGCGCTTCACCGCCCTTCGCTGACGGGCGCGACTTTAAGATAAGAGCAGCTCCAACCGCTCCCAAAAGCAGCGCCGCGATGAGCGCCGCCGCGGGGCGCCCAAGCCGCGAGGCAAGCGTAAGGTAGAGGGCATAGACGGCGGTGAGCACGCCCGCTGAGAGCAATACCCCGCCAAAAAAGAACATGGCGGCCCCCCGCAGAACGCCCTGCGCCTGTTCGCGAAGTTCGCGGCCCTCCGCCTCCACAAGCTCAAAAAAGCTGATTACAAGTTCTGTCAGCCGGTTCATTCAAGCGTGCCTTTGCTGAGTGGCAGCTTCACAGCGCCGCTTCTTGCCTCCGTCATCAGGAACGGTGCGAGCGGCCGCCGTTACAGACTCTATTTTCCAGCAGTTTCGCGAGTATAAGCCCTGTACCAAAGGCCGCCGCTACGGAAACAAATGGATGTTCGCATATTTTAGCGCCCACCGCGCGCAGAACTTCGTCCTGCTCTTCCTTATATTTTTCAACAAGCGGCGAGACGTCTTTGTAAAGACGCTCAGCGCCGTTTTTTATGTTTCCGATAAGCACCGCTCTGCCTCCGTGCAGCTCTTCACCGGTCTCCTGGACCTGTGCCTCAAGTTTTGCCTCAAGCTCCAGTATCTTTGCCTCCAGTGCCTCAATCTTCGCCTGACTTGTCTCCATAAGCTGATCGCTCATTTACATGACCTCCTTCAAACGGACCTCATTTTGCATCACCGTTTTGATGTGACTCTATTCTAACATCAGCCCACGCGTATGGTTATAAGGAATTGCCTGAAAAAAAACGGCAAAATCAACGGTTAACGTGTCTCGTTATGCGGCTTTCCCTTGATGCGCTCCTTATCAAGATACATATTATCATCGGCGGTTTTGAATATTTTTCCTATCGTATTTAATTCCGCGGCATCACGGAAAGCCGCCCCGAAAGCGGCGCTGATCTTCGGTTCGCCCGGCCTGCCCATCCCTTTGAATTTTTCCAGCAGCATATGCCAGCGGTCGCGCACCTCAGCCTCATTTATATTGATAAAGAGAACGGCAAACTCGTCGCCGCCTATTCGGAATACGGCATCGCCGCCAAAGGCGCCGCAGAGCATGGCGGAGAATTTTTTTATATAGGTATCTCCCGCCTGATGTCCGTAAATGTCGTTTACCATCTTCAGGTTGTTCAGGTCAAAGACGCCGATACCGAAATGCTCATACTTCGCCATATTCAAACTATGCTTTATCGTCTCGCGTTCATAGCTGGTACGGTTCTTGACGCCCGTCAGGAGGTCCTTTTCCGCAAGGTCCATCACTTCGCGGTTATACCTTCTTATAATGACCGTGGTCACCGTAACGACAAGGATGACTACCAGCAATGTAAAAATAAACTCCAGTCCCAGCTGGGAGAACATCTTTATTTTGAAGTCACGCGTATTCTTTTCCACCACGAGGTACCAGTTGAGATTGGGAACATATTTCGTGATCACATATCCGTCCGCCTCTCTGCTGTGGTACCATTTATACTCCGGCGCCTCGGTATTTCTCACAATGGCCGCAGCCATAGCTCTAAAACTCTCGTCTTTGAAGAGATTGACCCCGGCGAACTCCGTTAGTTCCGAAGAGAGCTGAATATTTCCCTGTTCGTCGATTAAAAATGCGTTGATGCCATATTTTTTTTCATTTTCTACCAGAAACTGCTGGACGTAGGGGGTCTCCATACCGACGCCCACGACCGCCAGCAGTTTGCCCTCACTGTCTGTAAGCTTACAATTAACAAAGACTGTAATTATATTATCCTTTGCCTCGTCATTATCTACATTGAGGGAACACTCCTGCTGCTCCTTCAGAAACTTGAAATACCATTCGTTTTCAGGTTCACCGGGGCGCATATAGCGGTCGATGCCGTTTTTGTAATGGTAATATGCTCCGGTCTTTACCGAGACCAGGAATACCGAGTCAAAGCAGTATTTTTTTTGATATGACTCAAGATAATTTCTCAGAAGCTCAAGGTCGCCGGGCGTCAGCTTACGCTCCTCCTCTTTCAGCATGAAGCTGCGCAGAAAGGTGTCGTTTGCCATCGCCAGCGAAACATTTATCGGCCTGTCCATCAGATTGTTGATATTGACGAAGATATTCTCGGAGGTAAGCTCAGATACGGCCTCAACATCTTTTTTGAATAACGTTTGAAAGGAAAAATATGAGAAAAAAGCCGACATGGTAAAGCCGCCAATTATTACAAAGGCGATGACTAAACAGACGGGAATGATATTTCGCCGCATATCCCAAACCTCCTGCAAATTTTTCTGTCTCTAAGAGCCGAGGACGCTACGTAACATTGCCTATTAACATTCGCCGCTCATTCGTACAAATATATATCTATTTTAGCCGGATAGCAAACGGCAGAATTAAATTGGAGGAAAAAACATATTTCATAGAGGGGCAAGCGCACAAATATTTCTTTCCGTGCGCTGTGCCGGGCGGCAGGTACCGTCTCCGCAGAGCAGAGTAAAATGATGCGAAGAAAGAGCTTTCAGGATAGAATAATAATATTGTTATTCTGTCGAATATAGGGAGGTTTTTATCTTGAGGGAAAATTTTAAAGAGATACCGCTGCTTCAGCAGAGAGAGATTGAAGCAAAGGTAATGGGGCCGTTGATCCGCGCCTTCTGCCGCGAATTTGGCGAGGAGCGCACCTACGAGATCGTCAGGCGCACGCTCAAAGAGGTCTCGCGCGAAGCGGGGAGAGAGCTCAGCGAACGCTGCGGCGGAGGACTTGATTCTCTGAGAAAAAACTGCATCTCACGCTGGGGCGAGGGCGGCGCTCAGAAATCAACCCCTAAAGAGGACAGCGAGGACTGCTGCAGCTTTGACGTCACCTACTGCGCCTTCGCCGAAATTTACCGGGAGCTCGGTTACGGAGATATTGGGACCATCATCTCCTGCGAGCGCGACGAGGCCTTTCTCAACGGCTTCGACGAGAATCTTGAGCTCGTCCGCAGCAAGACGCTGATGGAGGGCGGAGACTGCTGCGACTTCTGCTACCGCAAGAAAAAATAACCGCCTAAATAAAGGCCCCGCCCCGCCGGTAATTATTTCTACCAGCGGGGCGGGGCCTTGTCTCTTGTCTATTGTAGATTTTTCAACAGATATCCGTCAGATATCTTCCGCCGCTCTATGCGCGGAGGCGATGCGGATACTGCGTACCTCCCGCGGCGCGTTACTTGCCGACGGAGATGAAGAGCGTTTGTCCGTCCCGCGAAACCAGGAAGCCAAGCGCGCCCTTCTTGGCGCTCATCATACGCTCCCAGTCGGCGATGGAGTTGATCTTCTGGCGGTTGATCTCCAGGATCACGTCTCCGGGGCGCAGGCCGAGGCGCTGTCCCTGCGAACCCTGGGCGATTTTCGTCACTACCACGCCGTCAGTCTCCGAAAGTTCATACTGCTTACTGAACTCAGGGCTGTTGAGAACCACCGTGATGCCCATCCGCGTGGATTCTTTAGGAGCGCTCTGCTGGCCGCCGCGGGAGCTGCTGCTCTGGCGTCTGGCTCCGGGGACGCTGTCCATATCGCCGAGAGTGACCTCGACAGTCATCTTCTTGCCGTCGCGATAGATCTCGAAGGGAACCTTCTCTCCCGCCAGCCTGTTGCGTACCGCGAAGACCACATCTTCACTGTTCTTAACCTTGCTGTCGCCTACCGATATGATCACATCTCCGCGCTTAAGCCCGAACTTCTCCGCCGGGGAGCCCTTCTGGACGTCGGCCACGATAGAGCCTTCCTTAGTGGGAATCTTATATGCCTCCACAAGCGAAGCGGTGAGCGGCTGCACCGTAACGCCCAGCCATCCGCGGCGTACCTCTCCGTGCTTGATGAGGTCGTCCATTATCTGCTTCGCCATGTTGACGGGGATCGCGAAGCCGATACCCTGGGCGTAGGGAACGATGGCCGTGTTGATACCTATGACGTTGCCGTTCAGGTCGATGAGCGGACCGCCGCTGTTTCCGGGGTTGATCGCCGCGTCGGTCTGGAGGAAGCCCTGGAAGTTTATTCCGGGGGCCTGCAGAGTTCTGTTTTTCGCGGAGATGATACCCGCGGTCACGGTATTCTCAAAACCGTGCGGGTTTCCGATCGCGACCACCTGCTCGCCGACTTCGGTGGCGCTGGAATCGCCAAGCTGCAGAACGGGAAGGTCCTTAGCCTTTATCTGAATGACGGCAAGGTCGAATGTCGGGTCCTGACCCACCTTCTTCGCGTCAAAGGTCCTTCCGTCGAGCATTGTCACCTTTATCTTATCGGCATCCTCTACGACGTGGTTGTTCGTAAGGATATAGCCCTCTTTGCTGACGATGAACCCCGAGCCTTTACCGCGGCGCGGTACCTTTCTGGGCTGGCTCTGGCGCTGCTGGGGACCGAAGAACTCCTCGCCGAAGAACTCCTCGAAGAACGGGTTGCCCTGGAACGGGTTGACCATCGGCTGCTCCGTCACCATCGTCTCAACGTCGATATTGACGACCGCGGGCGAACTTCTTTTGACGATCGCCACATAGGGATTTCTCTGATCATACTCGGTCGGGGTAGAGGCTACCGCCGCCCCGCCGGGATTCGTCGCCGTGCTTATACCCGCCTCTGTTACTGTATATCTTGTTGCTATATAGGACCCCGCGGCCCCGCCAGCAAATAAAATCAGGGCGGCAAGCGCAGCAGCTCCGAACTTTTTCAAACTGCTGTTCAAATTGAATTTCTCCATGTAAACACCTCCAAAATTTTTGCTTTCTATTTACTGCATGGCTCATAATAATACCAGATGGTCAACGAAAGTCAACGTGGTTTTTTGTGGAATATTTGTGGAGATGGCAATGCCATATATGTTATAATCAATCAATAGCACATAGAGCCGGGGAGGATTTATAAAAGTTTGAAGAATAAGATAAAGCCGCGATTTTTCCTGACACGTACCTTCGTTCTTCTTATAATAATGCTCCTTCTATCCAGCTGTCTGGGCATTATGCTGCTGCTGCGCACACGAGATCTGTACAAGGAACAGGACGACGCCCAGACCGATTCCGCAGTATCCCTCGCCGCAAACATCGTCAGCGAAAGAATAAACACCCGCATCCAGATGCTCTCATCCATCACGCGAATACACAGCGGTGCGGCCACCCGAGAGCCACGCAGGGTGCTGGCTGAGCTCAAAGAACGCCTCATGTACTACGCAAAGACAAAGAATGATATGAATTACAGGCATCTCTTCGTTGCCGACGCAGACGGAGAGGTGACGAACTCTGAGGACTGTTCCTACAACATCGGCGACTATGATTTTTTCCGGCAGGCGCTGCGCGGCTCCGCCACAACATCTTCCGTGATATCAGACCCAGCCGGTAACCACAGACACTGCGGCGGATTCATTGCGATCTGCGTCCCGGTTCATATGGGCGCGGAGGTCATCGGCACACTCAGCGCCGTTATGGACCTTCGTTACGCCGCCCTATTCCTGAAGGATATAAATATTAGGTACAACGGAGCGGTCCTATTCCTTGTAGACGGGGAGAACACCGTGATCGCCAACTCCGGAGTCTTCAGAGATCTGAATATGTACGTCAGCGCCCCGACAAACGTATTCAAATTTATGGGCGGCATCCTTTCCGAACAGGAGCGCGGGGAACTTGCCATACAAATGGCCTCCGCCGCCGGAGACTCCTCCGTCTATGATTACGCCTCAAAGAGCACGGGGCGCTTCATATCCTACGTGACGCTGCCAAACACCAACAACTGGAAACTCATCGCCGTCTCGTCAAGCGACAGCATCAGGAACTCTCAGCAAAAACTGATGATGACGCTGGGCACCGCATTCGTAGTATTGGCGCTGCTGCTAATGACCATCATCCTCTTCGTCTATTTCTACGCCTGGCGCTCCTCACGCCTCCAGCATATCTCCAACGCGATGCTCAACGCCACTGGTCTGCATCTGCTGACGCTCCATCCCTCCGGACTGGCCGAAGATTTCGACGGGCGTTTTGCGGAACTGCTGGGCCTGCCGCCGCAGACACGGAGCTTCAGCTTTGACGAGGAGGTGAGCACGAAAGGACGGAAAATATTCCCGCACGTCCCCTTTAAGGGCGGCGAATCCCTGCGTTTATGCTGTACTGCGCCTGACGGAAGAAATATATATCTTCTCATTCAGATCGCCGAGGCAGCTCCCAGCGGCATCGGGCAGGCCGTCGCGCTCGACGTCACCGCCGACGAAAATTTACAGAGGCGCGAACGCGAGCTGGCCTACGTCAATCAGCTGACGCACCTCCCTAACGTGGAGAGCTTCTCCATCATGCTGAAAGATAAGATAGCCGCAGCAGGCGCGGACTACGGCGCGGCATGCTTTTTTATCGGTCTCGATGAAAAAGACCATATATCGGAAGTCTTTGGCAGAATCGTCTTGCAGAAGGTGTTGATCAAAACCGCATCTCTGGTCGCGGAGGCCGCGCGCGAATTCGGCGGCGAGGCATACAGCCTGGACTATGGGGATTTCGTGATCTATTGCGAAGAGGACGATTCCCGCCTCCTGCATTCCATAGTTGAAAAACTGAGGCACACGCTCCGCGCACCCTTCAAGATAGAGAACCATGTGATAGAGATCGCCTCTTCCATAGGCGTGATCACCTATCAGGAGTATATCAAGAACAATACCCCCACTGTCGACGAAGTTTTCAGGAACGGGATCGTCGCCATGAATTTGGCGAGGGAAAATGATGGGATATTTGTTCTCGACCGCGATACCTACGACTCCGTCCTCCACAACATTGAATTGGAACATGAGCTGCTTCACGCCATAAAGAACGGCGAACTTGCACTCCACTACCAGCCGATATATGACGCGACGACCGACCGCATAGGCGCGGTCGAGGCGCTGGCGCGCTGGAACAGCCCCCTCTTCGGAGCGGTACCTCCCGACGTCTTTATACCCATCGCCGAAAAAAACGGCTTTATCAACACGCTGGGAGACTGGGTACTCGACAGCTGCATCGAGTTTGCGCGGACATTGTCGAAGATGGATGTCTGCATAGAGTTCAATGTTTCCGCGATACAGCTGTTACAGATCGACTTCGCGGAGAAGTTTGCCTCGCGCGTGAAAAACTCAGGGCTCCCGCCGCACGCTTTGGGGCTTGAAATAACTGAATCGTCTATCGCCTTCGGCAGGGAGAGGTCTACGCGTGAAAAGCTGGAGGCCGTCAGAGGGGCGGGAATGTCCATATACATCGACGATTTCGGCACCGGCTATTCTTCATTCACATACTTGAAGGATATGGAGGCCGAATGGCTAAAAATAGACAAGAGCTTTATCCACGGCATAGACAGCTCGAAAGATAAGAGGGAGATATTCAAGGCGATCACCGCGGTGGCACAGACTATGGGGATGAAGACCATCGCCGAAGGCGTGGAGAGCCGCGAAGAGCTTGAGACGGTATTGGAGCTCGGCTGCCTGTATATCCAGGGCTATCTGATAGCAAAACCGATGAGCGACGAGGCCTTACTGCGATTCCTGGCTGATTTTAGCGGCCTCGAGTCCTTAAAAGACGCATAGCGGAAAAAACAAGCCATAGAATACCGAAAACTACGGCAAAGAGCCATATCAATTCGCCGCTGCCAGAGGCTCCGGCAGGCTGCTCCCTGAAGTTGTCAAATACAAATCTGTAAAGGCCGTAGAGCGTCATGAAAAGAGGGAAGGCCACGGCAATGCTCCGCTCTCCCCTTATTCTCCGCGCCATTCTTTCGACAGCCAGCAGCAGCAGCAATATTCCAAAAGAGGCGAGAGACTCGAAAAGCTGCGAGGGATACCGGTAAAAGCCCGCAGGGTCATAATGCAGGTGCACCGTCCACCATGGCGCGTCGCTGCAATACTTTCCTATCCCCTCACAGCAGCCCTCCATAAGGCAGCCGATACGCCCCACACCGAGCAGCGCGGCGGAGGGAACAGCGGCGGCCTCCGCAAAATCCTCGATGTTGATTTTGTACTTCCACAGCCGCCATATTCCCACAAGTCCGCCGGCAAGCATACCGCCGCCGGAAGAGAGGCCGCGAAGCGTCATCTTGAGCGTCAGTTCGCCGCTGAGATATAACGGCAGCTTCTCCGCGACGCTTGCCGCGAAGGAGCCGAGGATACCCGCGCAGTAGACCCAAAGCAGCACGGAGGTCACCGCGTCGTCGTCCATCCCCCAGATCCTCTCGGCACGGCGGCGTGTCCAAAATACGAAAATAAGCAAAGCGGAAGCCCACAGCAGATAATAGCTGCGGGCCTCCACAAACGAAATTTTAAAAATTATCGGGTACATATTACCCTTTTGCTAATTAAACTTTCCGTGCGGTGAACGTCTCCGGCCGCGGTCCGTCCCACGTCCGCGCGCGGCCGCGCCGACCGGACAGACAAGGACGCGGCGCAGCGGTTCTTCACCTATTGAGCGCGTCTCTACATCCTTATTGTCGCGCAGCGCGATATGGATGAGACGGCGCTCCCAGCTCGACATCGGCTCCAGGCTGACGGGCGACCCCTTATGCTTCGCCTCGCGCGCGATGGACTCCGCGAGCCGGCGCAGCGTCTGCTCACGGCGGGCGCGGTAACCGCCGCAGTCAAAGCGGACGCGCCTCGTCGACATGTCTTCGTGGCAGACGAGATTCGTGATGTACTCAAGCGCCTTAAGCGTCTCCCCGTAGCGGCCGATGACGACGCCGGCGTCCTCGCCGACGAGGTTTATCATGCCGTCGTCCGTGAGCTCCGGGATGAGGTCAAGATCCATTTTGTCAAGTATCTCGTTTACGAAATGGCACGACTTTATATAGGAGATCGGCGCGAAGGGGCGTATCTCTATTTTATAGGTAGAGCCCAGCAGGCCAAAGAGCTTCTTGTCTTCGGAGAGTATGGTGGCGTCTACGTCTTCGGCCTGGATACCCCACATCTGGGCGCCCTTGGCTTTGGCCTCTTCGAGCGACGAACAGTCCACCACAGTGCTGTCTATTTCAGGCATCGGTACTAAATCTGTCTCTTTCATAATTAATCCTCGTCATCCTCATCCGCGGTATTGACCGGTTTGTTCTTGTGAAGCGTCGGCTTTACCGCAAGCTGTTCGCTGGTCTTCTTCATGACAAAATACTGCTGCCCGACGCCTATCAGCGAGGAGAGGCCCCAGTAGAGCATTACGCCGCCCGGCATTGAAAGGCAGATAAAGGCCATGAAGAAAGGCATTATCGTATTCATCATCGCCATCTGAGGATTATTGCCGCCCGATAGCTTCTGCTGCGCCCAGGTCAGCACGGAGATGCCGATGAGCAGAATCAGATTGCCGAGATAAAAGCTGACATGCGAAAGTC is drawn from Cloacibacillus porcorum and contains these coding sequences:
- a CDS encoding phage holin family protein, which encodes MNRLTELVISFFELVEAEGRELREQAQGVLRGAAMFFFGGVLLSAGVLTAVYALYLTLASRLGRPAAALIAALLLGAVGAALILKSRPSAKGGEAQNDDES
- a CDS encoding sensor domain-containing diguanylate cyclase — protein: MRRNIIPVCLVIAFVIIGGFTMSAFFSYFSFQTLFKKDVEAVSELTSENIFVNINNLMDRPINVSLAMANDTFLRSFMLKEEERKLTPGDLELLRNYLESYQKKYCFDSVFLVSVKTGAYYHYKNGIDRYMRPGEPENEWYFKFLKEQQECSLNVDNDEAKDNIITVFVNCKLTDSEGKLLAVVGVGMETPYVQQFLVENEKKYGINAFLIDEQGNIQLSSELTEFAGVNLFKDESFRAMAAAIVRNTEAPEYKWYHSREADGYVITKYVPNLNWYLVVEKNTRDFKIKMFSQLGLEFIFTLLVVILVVTVTTVIIRRYNREVMDLAEKDLLTGVKNRTSYERETIKHSLNMAKYEHFGIGVFDLNNLKMVNDIYGHQAGDTYIKKFSAMLCGAFGGDAVFRIGGDEFAVLFININEAEVRDRWHMLLEKFKGMGRPGEPKISAAFGAAFRDAAELNTIGKIFKTADDNMYLDKERIKGKPHNETR
- a CDS encoding L-2-amino-thiazoline-4-carboxylic acid hydrolase, with amino-acid sequence MRENFKEIPLLQQREIEAKVMGPLIRAFCREFGEERTYEIVRRTLKEVSREAGRELSERCGGGLDSLRKNCISRWGEGGAQKSTPKEDSEDCCSFDVTYCAFAEIYRELGYGDIGTIISCERDEAFLNGFDENLELVRSKTLMEGGDCCDFCYRKKK
- a CDS encoding Do family serine endopeptidase, translating into MEKFNLNSSLKKFGAAALAALILFAGGAAGSYIATRYTVTEAGISTATNPGGAAVASTPTEYDQRNPYVAIVKRSSPAVVNIDVETMVTEQPMVNPFQGNPFFEEFFGEEFFGPQQRQSQPRKVPRRGKGSGFIVSKEGYILTNNHVVEDADKIKVTMLDGRTFDAKKVGQDPTFDLAVIQIKAKDLPVLQLGDSSATEVGEQVVAIGNPHGFENTVTAGIISAKNRTLQAPGINFQGFLQTDAAINPGNSGGPLIDLNGNVIGINTAIVPYAQGIGFAIPVNMAKQIMDDLIKHGEVRRGWLGVTVQPLTASLVEAYKIPTKEGSIVADVQKGSPAEKFGLKRGDVIISVGDSKVKNSEDVVFAVRNRLAGEKVPFEIYRDGKKMTVEVTLGDMDSVPGARRQSSSSRGGQQSAPKESTRMGITVVLNSPEFSKQYELSETDGVVVTKIAQGSQGQRLGLRPGDVILEINRQKINSIADWERMMSAKKGALGFLVSRDGQTLFISVGK
- a CDS encoding bifunctional diguanylate cyclase/phosphodiesterase; the encoded protein is MKNKIKPRFFLTRTFVLLIIMLLLSSCLGIMLLLRTRDLYKEQDDAQTDSAVSLAANIVSERINTRIQMLSSITRIHSGAATREPRRVLAELKERLMYYAKTKNDMNYRHLFVADADGEVTNSEDCSYNIGDYDFFRQALRGSATTSSVISDPAGNHRHCGGFIAICVPVHMGAEVIGTLSAVMDLRYAALFLKDINIRYNGAVLFLVDGENTVIANSGVFRDLNMYVSAPTNVFKFMGGILSEQERGELAIQMASAAGDSSVYDYASKSTGRFISYVTLPNTNNWKLIAVSSSDSIRNSQQKLMMTLGTAFVVLALLLMTIILFVYFYAWRSSRLQHISNAMLNATGLHLLTLHPSGLAEDFDGRFAELLGLPPQTRSFSFDEEVSTKGRKIFPHVPFKGGESLRLCCTAPDGRNIYLLIQIAEAAPSGIGQAVALDVTADENLQRRERELAYVNQLTHLPNVESFSIMLKDKIAAAGADYGAACFFIGLDEKDHISEVFGRIVLQKVLIKTASLVAEAAREFGGEAYSLDYGDFVIYCEEDDSRLLHSIVEKLRHTLRAPFKIENHVIEIASSIGVITYQEYIKNNTPTVDEVFRNGIVAMNLARENDGIFVLDRDTYDSVLHNIELEHELLHAIKNGELALHYQPIYDATTDRIGAVEALARWNSPLFGAVPPDVFIPIAEKNGFINTLGDWVLDSCIEFARTLSKMDVCIEFNVSAIQLLQIDFAEKFASRVKNSGLPPHALGLEITESSIAFGRERSTREKLEAVRGAGMSIYIDDFGTGYSSFTYLKDMEAEWLKIDKSFIHGIDSSKDKREIFKAITAVAQTMGMKTIAEGVESREELETVLELGCLYIQGYLIAKPMSDEALLRFLADFSGLESLKDA
- a CDS encoding prolipoprotein diacylglyceryl transferase, producing the protein MYPIIFKISFVEARSYYLLWASALLIFVFWTRRRAERIWGMDDDAVTSVLLWVYCAGILGSFAASVAEKLPLYLSGELTLKMTLRGLSSGGGMLAGGLVGIWRLWKYKINIEDFAEAAAVPSAALLGVGRIGCLMEGCCEGIGKYCSDAPWWTVHLHYDPAGFYRYPSQLFESLASFGILLLLLAVERMARRIRGERSIAVAFPLFMTLYGLYRFVFDNFREQPAGASGSGELIWLFAVVFGILWLVFSAMRLLRTRGR
- the jag gene encoding RNA-binding cell elongation regulator Jag/EloR codes for the protein MKETDLVPMPEIDSTVVDCSSLEEAKAKGAQMWGIQAEDVDATILSEDKKLFGLLGSTYKIEIRPFAPISYIKSCHFVNEILDKMDLDLIPELTDDGMINLVGEDAGVVIGRYGETLKALEYITNLVCHEDMSTRRVRFDCGGYRARREQTLRRLAESIAREAKHKGSPVSLEPMSSWERRLIHIALRDNKDVETRSIGEEPLRRVLVCPVGAAARGRGTDRGRRRSPHGKFN